A region of Lycium barbarum isolate Lr01 chromosome 1, ASM1917538v2, whole genome shotgun sequence DNA encodes the following proteins:
- the LOC132605741 gene encoding uncharacterized protein C24B11.05, with protein sequence MEHEDSYQRVSEPKYECLLFDVDDTLYPQSSGISAQCTKNIIDYMIEKLGIDETKVPEMCISLYKEYGTTMAGLRAIGYDFDYDDYHSFVHGRLPYELLKHDYVLRNLLHSLPVRKVIFSNANEAHVAKVLSRLGLEDCFDDIICFETLNPTNSNNAESPRSLIVCKPFEEAYEQAFKIANINPQKTLFFDDSVRNLQTAKLMGLHTVWVGASHRTQGIDNSLESIHNMKEALPELWEDVKPDIRYSEKIAIEVRV encoded by the exons ATGGAGCACGAAGACAGCTACCAGCGAGTTTCAGAGCCAAAATACGAGTGCCTTCTCTTTG ATGTTGATGATACACTTTATCCACAGAGCTCTGGTATTTCAGCACAATGCACGAAGAATATCATTG ATTATATGATTGAAAAGCTTGGCATAGACGAGACTAAAGTTCCGGAAATGTGTATAAGCTTATATAAGGAGTATGGAACAACCATGGCTGGTCTCAGG GCTATTGGTTACGACTTTGATTATGATGACTACCATAG TTTTGTACATGGGAGATTACCTTATGAACTTTTAAAGCATGACTATGTTTTGAGGAATCTTTTGCATAGCTTGCCTGTTCGAAAAGTT ATATTTTCAAATGCAAATGAAGCCCATGTGGCGAAAGTTCTTAGCAGGCTGGGATTAGAGGACTGTTTTGATGATATCATATGCTTTGAGACTTTGAATCCTACTAACAGTAACAATGCTG AATCCCCTAGGAGTCTTATTGTTTGCAAACCCTTCGAAGAAGCCTATGAACAAGCCTTTAAGATAGCCAATATTAACCCTCAAAAGACG CTTTTCTTTGATGACTCTGTCCGTAACCTTCAGACTGCTAAGCTAATGGGCCTTCATACTGTTTGG GTGGGTGCCTCACATAGAACACAAGGTATAGATAATTCACTAGAGAGTATTCATAACATGAAGGAAGCATTACCGGAGTTATGGGAAGATGTTAAACCAGACATTCGCTACTCAGAAAAGATTGCAATTGAAGTCAGAGTTTAG